CACTGTCGGAACGAGTTCCTCCCTGCTCGCACTCGCTATCGCTCGCGCGAGAACCGCGTAGAAGCGACCTGTGAGCCGGCGCGGCGAGGCGGGCGCGAGAGCGGTGGCTCGGGGGCGTGGCGTGGGGGAGAAGGGTGTGTGGGTGTGGGAGCGGACGCTGTGGCGGTTAGTCGAGCGGCATCCAGTCGCTGACGATGTCGGGGTCGTGGAGTCGCCAGCGTTGGCGGGTGTCGCCGTCGATGGTGGTTTCGACGTAGACGGTGGCGTCGAAGAGTGGTTCGAGGACGGCGACGGTGGGGTGTCCGGTGCCGGCGGCGGCGTGGTAGTGGCCCATGCCGTCGTGTTTGCGGACGAGGTTGGTGAGGCCGTGGATGAAGCGGAAGAGGGTTTGTTCGTCGGCGGCGTCGAAGAAGGGGTCGAGGGAGTCGACGCAGAGGCGGAGTTCGCCGGGGGCGGGGGTCTGGGGGGCGATGCGGTCGACGTGGTCGTGGACGGCGTCGAAGACGGTTTCGAGGTCGGTGAGGTCGTCGATGTCGCTGTACCAGGCGCTGCCGGGCTGGGTGTCGAGGCTGGGGCCGGCGGTCGCGGTGGCGGTGCCGCTGGTGGCGGCGACGGAGCGGGTGGTGGTTGCGGCGGTGGCGTCGGCGACGCCGAGGGCGTTCTGCGTGGTGCGTCGGGGTTCGTGGCGGGCGAGCACGTCGTCCACGTCGGTCGTGGTGGGGAGGTAGACGTGTCTGCGTTCGAGGTCGTGGCCGCCGAGGAGGTGGTCGCAGATGTCGGCGGCCCCGTTCGGGTCGTTGACGACGAGGACGTTGCACCCGTCGTCTTTGAGGGCTGCGAGGTGCCGGCTGAATTCGGCGGCGTCTGCAGTGTCCGTTCCCATCGGTCTGTTCGACAATCAGTGCCTACGCTATTTAGTTTTTGTGTCGTCAGCCCTGTATCTTATATGGCTACGCGTCGTCGAGGTAGTGGCCGACGAGGGGGTCGACGCGCTCTCGGGTCTCCTGCGGGATGGCGTCGACGGGCGTGTTGATGGTGCCGTCGAGCGCGTGCTCGCAGTCGCAGTCGCGCTCCTCGGGGAGCGTCTCGATGGCGTGCTCGACGGCCTGCTTGATGGCGGTCTCGTTCTTCGCGGCGTTCTCGAGGACTTCTTCGAGGGTGACTTCGCTGTCCCGCTTCCAGACGTCGTAGTCGGTGACGCCGGCGAGGGTCGCGTAGCACATCTCGGCTTCCCGCGCGAGCTTCGCCTCGGGGATGGCGGTCATGCCGACGACGTCCCACCCCTGGGATTTGTAGAACTCCGACTCGGCGCGCGTCGAGTACTGCGGGCCCTCGATGCAGACGTACGTCCCGCCCTCGGAGACGTCGGCGTCCGTCGCTTCTTCGGCCGATTCGGCGAGGTGGCTCGCCATGTGCGGGCAGTACGCGTCCGCGAACGGCATGTGGACGACGATGCCGTCGCCGAAGAACGTCGAATCGCGGTGTTTCGTGCGGTCGAACGTGCCGTCGGGGACGACGAGGGTTCCGGGTTCGAGCTCCTCTTTGAGGCTGCCGACGGCGTTCGACGCGAGGACGCGCTCGACGCCGAGTTCCTTCAGCGCGTAGATGTTCGCGCGGTACGGGAGGTTCGTCGGGTCGCGGCCGTGCTCGGGGCCGTGGCGCGGCAGGAACGCCACCTCGGTCCCTCCCT
This portion of the Halocalculus aciditolerans genome encodes:
- a CDS encoding DUF7504 family protein; translated protein: MGTDTADAAEFSRHLAALKDDGCNVLVVNDPNGAADICDHLLGGHDLERRHVYLPTTTDVDDVLARHEPRRTTQNALGVADATAATTTRSVAATSGTATATAGPSLDTQPGSAWYSDIDDLTDLETVFDAVHDHVDRIAPQTPAPGELRLCVDSLDPFFDAADEQTLFRFIHGLTNLVRKHDGMGHYHAAAGTGHPTVAVLEPLFDATVYVETTIDGDTRQRWRLHDPDIVSDWMPLD
- the mtnP gene encoding S-methyl-5'-thioadenosine phosphorylase, translating into MIGFIGGSGIYEALPLDNVREVEIDTPYGEPSAPVTVGEFGDGETSETSRNGDGEAAEGGTEVAFLPRHGPEHGRDPTNLPYRANIYALKELGVERVLASNAVGSLKEELEPGTLVVPDGTFDRTKHRDSTFFGDGIVVHMPFADAYCPHMASHLAESAEEATDADVSEGGTYVCIEGPQYSTRAESEFYKSQGWDVVGMTAIPEAKLAREAEMCYATLAGVTDYDVWKRDSEVTLEEVLENAAKNETAIKQAVEHAIETLPEERDCDCEHALDGTINTPVDAIPQETRERVDPLVGHYLDDA